A window from Desulforegula conservatrix Mb1Pa encodes these proteins:
- a CDS encoding response regulator, translating to MKEAENRIIVVDDDSFAAELIGMALESAGFEVIMADGGIDALEKISVDPSIKIIVSDMNMPLINGAELFEELRQNGFNQPFLLLTGEDPEALLSDHPYIDAILAKDENMQEALPSLIKALISKAEAKETK from the coding sequence ATGAAAGAAGCAGAAAACAGAATAATTGTGGTTGATGATGATTCATTCGCTGCAGAGCTTATAGGAATGGCCCTCGAATCAGCCGGTTTTGAAGTCATTATGGCGGATGGTGGTATTGATGCCCTGGAAAAAATATCGGTCGATCCATCGATTAAAATCATCGTTTCTGACATGAATATGCCATTAATCAACGGCGCTGAACTTTTTGAGGAACTGAGGCAAAACGGCTTTAATCAGCCCTTTTTGCTGCTCACAGGTGAAGACCCCGAAGCTTTACTCTCTGATCATCCTTATATAGACGCTATTCTCGCCAAGGACGAAAATATGCAGGAAGCCCTGCCCAGTTTGATTAAGGCGCTTATTTCAAAAGCAGAGGCAAAGGAGACTAAATGA
- a CDS encoding chemotaxis protein CheW, protein MEAQDNQFRSEDVLSEIKRSFRSRKIVDVEEEQVKMVIFKAGGQDYALYGSNVLEILSGREIFPVPFLPNYIPGLINVRGDIEAAIDISLFLGGQSTKHGKGMIVMIQHESFRSGVMVDSVEDVLDVPVGSIKPTLPTLTGVLRDLVTGSVELPDQTVPILDIKKLSSMATP, encoded by the coding sequence ATGGAAGCACAAGACAACCAATTCAGGAGCGAAGATGTCCTATCCGAGATCAAGCGGTCTTTTAGATCCCGGAAGATAGTTGATGTAGAAGAAGAACAGGTTAAAATGGTTATCTTCAAGGCTGGCGGTCAGGATTACGCCTTATACGGAAGCAATGTACTGGAGATTCTCTCAGGAAGGGAGATATTTCCAGTCCCATTTCTGCCGAATTATATTCCGGGACTTATAAATGTCAGGGGAGACATAGAGGCAGCCATTGACATCAGTCTTTTCCTTGGCGGCCAGAGTACAAAACATGGCAAAGGAATGATAGTAATGATTCAGCATGAATCATTCCGGTCAGGAGTAATGGTGGACAGTGTCGAGGATGTTCTTGATGTACCAGTAGGCAGCATCAAACCCACGCTTCCAACCTTGACAGGAGTTCTTCGTGATTTGGTTACCGGATCCGTCGAATTACCTGATCAGACCGTGCCCATTCTGGATATCAAAAAACTGTCATCTATGGCTACTCCATGA
- a CDS encoding hybrid sensor histidine kinase/response regulator yields MAIDRSKFLARFVDEARVHCARLTEGLLVLEKSPLDSDTVNSLFRSAHTIKGSARMMKLSGIGELAHGMEDLLDAVRGGRVSLTTGSFELLLKCVDSIAAMLDQINTGHESPAAPADLCYELKKKAICDPDYSGTEPVTSVAEQIDEKTDETDQEKQVVNHSTRPGSGQTEYLRVNAGKLDELIRLMGEIISDHNRFRMDIQNVQDTFRITAQDIDSALAILDHDIQESENPRRIVENYETAQNNLRQAIQIIGDGVRMQEHLFGELRDATLELRMIALSTVFEPLTRNVRDLARDFDKEVDFIITGGDTELDRKICERIGDSLLHMIRNALDHGLEPPVERIRSGKSPKGRIELTAFYHGGGVTIALHDDGRGLDQEKIRNKALSRHLFDAATLEHMSRAEINNLIFLPGFSTSPIITDLSGRGVGMDVVRQNIVNELKGSVTIETQQGKGTSFFLHLPLNLAVCPLFIVQAAGMAMALPETSIVEMLTVSQDDIIEIVGKQAFRLREQIIPVERLAGILKLEGDSLVLKNATLMVVRDGENKFGLLVDEILGREEMVVKPLPEYLKQLRIVTGGTIGQGNSIINVLHVPELMRLAGESTAPVSEGAAKTEGSLILVVDDSINTREIEKSILEAYGYTVETADDGQEALEKTRNTIYDLIITDVEMPRLDGFSLTEKLRSDPRYLSVPIIIVTSLEKDIDKKRGIMAGADAYIVKKAFDQSNLLDTIRNLIGG; encoded by the coding sequence ATGGCCATTGACCGCTCCAAATTTTTGGCAAGATTTGTGGATGAAGCAAGAGTGCATTGCGCCAGGCTCACCGAAGGCCTGCTTGTCCTTGAAAAATCGCCCCTGGATAGCGACACCGTAAATTCTCTATTCCGTTCTGCCCATACCATAAAGGGTTCGGCGCGGATGATGAAGCTTTCAGGCATAGGCGAACTGGCCCATGGAATGGAGGATTTGCTTGATGCTGTAAGAGGTGGCAGGGTAAGTTTGACAACAGGATCATTTGAACTGCTTTTGAAATGTGTAGACTCTATTGCTGCCATGCTCGACCAGATCAATACTGGCCATGAATCGCCTGCGGCACCGGCGGATCTATGCTATGAACTGAAAAAAAAAGCCATATGTGATCCTGATTATTCTGGTACAGAGCCTGTGACTTCTGTCGCAGAACAAATAGATGAAAAAACCGATGAAACAGATCAGGAAAAACAGGTGGTTAATCATTCCACCAGGCCCGGCAGCGGCCAGACTGAGTATCTTAGGGTCAATGCAGGCAAACTGGACGAACTGATCCGCTTGATGGGGGAGATTATCTCGGATCACAATCGTTTCAGGATGGATATTCAAAACGTACAAGATACTTTTAGGATAACAGCCCAAGATATTGACTCAGCCCTGGCAATACTGGATCATGATATACAGGAATCGGAAAATCCCAGGCGAATCGTTGAAAACTATGAAACTGCTCAAAACAATCTGCGCCAGGCAATCCAGATCATTGGCGACGGAGTGAGAATGCAGGAGCATCTGTTTGGAGAGCTTCGGGATGCGACTCTGGAACTCCGCATGATTGCTTTATCAACGGTCTTCGAACCATTGACCCGGAACGTCAGGGATCTGGCCAGGGATTTTGACAAGGAAGTCGATTTTATCATTACTGGCGGTGACACCGAACTTGACAGAAAAATATGTGAACGCATAGGTGATTCTCTCCTGCACATGATTCGCAATGCTCTGGATCATGGCCTTGAACCCCCGGTGGAAAGGATCAGGTCAGGCAAATCTCCCAAAGGAAGAATAGAGCTGACCGCATTCTATCATGGAGGAGGCGTAACCATAGCACTCCACGACGACGGCAGAGGGCTTGATCAGGAAAAGATCCGTAACAAAGCCCTTTCGAGGCATCTTTTCGATGCGGCAACCCTTGAACACATGTCGAGGGCTGAGATAAATAACCTTATTTTTCTGCCTGGTTTCAGCACAAGCCCGATCATAACCGATCTGTCAGGCCGGGGAGTGGGCATGGATGTTGTCCGCCAGAATATAGTGAATGAACTCAAAGGATCTGTTACCATAGAGACTCAGCAGGGAAAAGGAACCTCATTTTTTTTGCACCTGCCCCTGAATCTCGCTGTTTGTCCCCTCTTCATTGTTCAGGCAGCAGGCATGGCAATGGCTCTACCGGAAACATCCATCGTCGAAATGCTCACAGTTTCACAAGACGACATCATTGAAATAGTCGGCAAACAGGCCTTTCGCCTGCGCGAACAGATCATACCCGTGGAAAGACTGGCCGGAATCCTGAAACTTGAAGGAGACAGCTTAGTGTTAAAAAATGCTACTCTTATGGTGGTCAGGGATGGAGAAAACAAGTTTGGGCTTCTTGTGGATGAAATTCTGGGAAGAGAGGAAATGGTTGTCAAGCCCTTGCCAGAGTATCTCAAGCAGCTGCGTATTGTCACAGGAGGCACAATAGGTCAGGGAAACAGCATAATAAATGTACTCCACGTCCCCGAACTAATGCGGCTTGCCGGAGAGTCGACCGCCCCTGTTTCCGAAGGTGCGGCCAAGACTGAAGGTTCCTTGATCCTTGTTGTGGATGATTCCATAAATACCAGAGAGATAGAAAAAAGCATTCTCGAAGCTTACGGCTACACAGTCGAGACAGCAGATGACGGTCAGGAGGCCCTGGAAAAGACTCGCAACACCATCTATGACCTGATTATCACCGATGTGGAGATGCCTCGGCTTGACGGGTTTTCCCTCACCGAAAAACTGCGCAGCGATCCTCGCTATCTGAGTGTACCGATAATCATCGTAACCTCTCTGGAAAAGGATATTGACAAAAAGAGAGGAATTATGGCAGGCGCAGATGCATATATAGTCAAAAAAGCCTTTGACCAGTCCAATCTTTTGGACACGATCAGAAATCTCATAGGCGGATAA
- a CDS encoding diguanylate cyclase yields MKPSATERLRNLKKAFINQLPAQINKIREALEAHDITANDKLEDLHRQIHTLKGTAASFGLKNLSIEADKGEQLVKTALKDTFSPSDQWPRQMQEHLAIIEREISCISADEPECVENLSLALAPAKILLDREVIVYLCEDDPIQCSNLATQIGCFGFKVKSFVDLEKFRKAACTEPPDAIVMDMVHHDLETGGADVIKHIMAGRKEAIPVVFISAYSHLAARIAAVRAGASAYFVKPANPSILCSTLHDLTTREEPEPNRIMIVDDDPYLSEMYSSILREVGMETRTLNDPMQALSLLSEFKPDLILMDMYMAGCNGMELAKAIRQMETYISIPIVFLSSETDIDLHFDARKMGGDEFLVKPIKPHHLISAVSVRAERMKLLRSYMVKDSMTGLYNHSTIKEYLSMHAERARQHNENICFAMIDIDHFKKVNDTYGHPVGDQVLVTLARMLKQRLRKTDIIGRYGGEEFAVILPGCPINEAASILDQLRKNFASICFTVGQTTFSSTFSCGVASLSSYPEIEQLCNAADEALYSAKHCGRDRIATAPSQV; encoded by the coding sequence ATGAAACCTTCAGCCACAGAACGCCTGCGGAATCTGAAAAAGGCATTCATAAATCAGCTCCCTGCGCAGATAAATAAAATAAGAGAGGCCCTGGAGGCACATGACATCACTGCCAACGATAAATTAGAAGACCTTCACCGCCAAATCCATACGCTTAAAGGCACTGCAGCTTCATTTGGCCTGAAAAATTTGAGCATTGAGGCAGACAAAGGCGAGCAACTGGTGAAGACAGCGCTAAAAGACACTTTTTCGCCATCTGATCAATGGCCAAGGCAGATGCAAGAACATCTTGCAATTATAGAACGCGAGATTTCCTGTATCTCGGCAGATGAACCGGAATGCGTAGAAAATTTAAGTCTTGCCCTGGCTCCGGCCAAAATTCTTTTGGACAGGGAAGTAATCGTATACCTGTGCGAAGATGATCCTATCCAGTGTTCCAATCTGGCTACCCAGATAGGCTGTTTCGGTTTCAAGGTCAAATCTTTCGTAGATCTGGAAAAATTCCGTAAGGCAGCATGTACCGAGCCTCCTGATGCCATTGTCATGGATATGGTTCACCATGATCTTGAGACTGGAGGTGCTGATGTCATAAAACATATAATGGCAGGACGAAAAGAGGCTATACCTGTTGTCTTTATCTCTGCCTATAGTCATCTTGCCGCACGCATAGCGGCTGTGCGAGCAGGAGCCAGCGCATATTTCGTAAAACCTGCCAACCCTTCGATCTTATGTTCTACGCTGCATGATTTGACCACAAGAGAGGAACCAGAGCCTAACCGCATAATGATCGTGGATGATGATCCGTATCTGTCTGAAATGTATTCGTCCATACTCAGGGAAGTCGGCATGGAGACCCGCACTCTTAATGATCCGATGCAGGCCCTGTCATTACTTTCGGAGTTCAAACCAGACCTGATCCTTATGGACATGTATATGGCCGGATGCAACGGAATGGAACTTGCCAAGGCTATCCGCCAGATGGAAACTTATATAAGCATTCCGATAGTATTTCTTTCCAGCGAGACAGACATTGATCTTCATTTCGATGCAAGAAAAATGGGCGGGGACGAGTTTCTGGTCAAGCCCATAAAGCCCCATCATCTGATCTCAGCAGTGTCTGTCCGGGCAGAAAGGATGAAGCTTCTCCGTTCCTACATGGTCAAAGACAGCATGACAGGCCTATATAACCACAGCACCATCAAGGAATATCTGTCCATGCATGCAGAACGGGCAAGGCAACATAATGAAAATATCTGTTTTGCCATGATAGACATAGATCATTTCAAAAAAGTCAATGACACATACGGACATCCCGTGGGAGACCAGGTTCTAGTTACCCTGGCCCGCATGCTGAAACAGCGGCTTCGCAAGACAGACATAATCGGTCGTTATGGCGGGGAGGAATTTGCCGTGATTCTGCCAGGATGCCCAATTAATGAAGCTGCAAGTATACTCGATCAGCTCAGGAAGAATTTCGCCTCAATTTGTTTTACTGTAGGACAGACCACCTTCTCATCGACTTTCAGTTGCGGAGTAGCATCACTTTCTTCATATCCGGAGATTGAACAACTATGCAATGCAGCTGATGAGGCTCTTTATTCTGCCAAACATTGCGGAAGAGACCGCATTGCTACTGCCCCCAGCCAAGTGTAG
- a CDS encoding methyl-accepting chemotaxis protein, translated as MKITLRNKVLGLITVSVVMTALIVTAISAVDTIRKGIERADSYKETLLSERETQIKGYVEIAANLISTLPEDEAKKAIEVMRYGDKGYLWIHDYNNVMIYHPDPALNGKDLSNLKDPKGLNIIGELTKICREKGEGFLKHSWKIPGQEIMRPKITFAKAIPRYSWIVSTGLYVDDIDEAVASRKARINKDVISTIILELCITLAVALFFMSGTAYLLNRFISRPISAMTRAMKAFDNDLRISVPVTSNDEIGELAAWFNELIDKLHHSIIMVSEVTNALNVDAGTISSNMHHQSSFAAQLASSVAEITSSMEELSSSASQIAQHSQSVVSRADQTLADTRNGASEVEHLTEKIDLINQGMQSNLAEIVSLGRKSKEITKVMEIINNIANQTKLIAFNAALEAASAGEVGKRFGVVAVEIRRLADSVVASTMEIEGKITEILDSVNRLVMSSEKTSVMMREGQESSKQTVSMLMNMVNGVEEATDSARQISLSTQQQQIASSQVLIAIKDIDQGVRHSTTSARESSIVAGELAKMAGRLKTLVNTFKIDESRQSSHSQQEKE; from the coding sequence ATGAAAATAACATTGCGCAACAAAGTGCTTGGGCTCATCACTGTATCGGTGGTTATGACGGCTCTGATAGTCACTGCGATTTCAGCCGTGGATACAATCCGCAAAGGAATAGAACGAGCTGATTCATACAAGGAAACCCTTCTTTCAGAAAGGGAAACCCAGATCAAGGGTTACGTTGAGATTGCCGCAAATCTTATTTCCACACTTCCCGAAGATGAAGCAAAGAAAGCCATAGAGGTCATGCGCTACGGCGATAAAGGCTACTTATGGATTCATGATTATAATAATGTCATGATCTACCATCCTGATCCGGCCCTTAACGGCAAGGATCTAAGCAATCTCAAGGACCCCAAGGGACTGAATATAATCGGTGAGCTCACAAAAATCTGCCGTGAAAAGGGTGAAGGCTTCCTGAAACATTCATGGAAGATTCCGGGGCAGGAGATTATGCGGCCCAAGATTACCTTCGCAAAGGCTATACCTCGTTACAGCTGGATCGTTTCGACAGGACTCTATGTCGACGACATAGACGAGGCGGTTGCAAGTAGAAAGGCCAGAATCAACAAAGATGTCATCTCCACCATCATTCTTGAACTTTGTATAACCCTTGCCGTGGCCTTATTCTTCATGTCAGGCACAGCCTATTTACTCAACCGCTTCATATCTCGCCCTATTTCTGCTATGACCAGGGCCATGAAGGCCTTTGATAACGATCTTAGAATCTCTGTGCCAGTGACATCAAATGATGAGATTGGCGAACTTGCAGCCTGGTTCAATGAACTGATAGACAAGCTTCACCACAGCATAATCATGGTTTCAGAAGTAACAAATGCCTTGAACGTCGATGCAGGTACAATTTCCTCAAACATGCACCATCAGTCCAGCTTCGCGGCCCAGTTAGCGAGTTCAGTGGCTGAGATTACTTCGAGCATGGAAGAGTTGTCATCCTCTGCAAGCCAGATAGCGCAGCATAGCCAGAGCGTGGTTTCACGTGCAGATCAGACACTCGCGGACACCAGAAATGGCGCATCCGAGGTTGAACACCTGACAGAAAAAATCGACCTCATCAATCAAGGAATGCAGTCCAATCTGGCCGAAATAGTCTCACTTGGGCGCAAATCAAAAGAGATCACCAAGGTCATGGAAATCATCAACAACATAGCCAACCAGACCAAATTGATTGCTTTTAACGCGGCCCTGGAAGCAGCCAGCGCAGGTGAAGTGGGGAAACGCTTCGGAGTGGTGGCAGTGGAAATTCGCAGGCTGGCAGACAGCGTTGTTGCCTCCACTATGGAAATAGAAGGCAAGATCACCGAAATTCTTGATTCTGTGAACAGACTGGTAATGTCATCTGAAAAGACATCTGTCATGATGAGGGAAGGACAGGAATCCTCAAAACAGACCGTATCCATGCTGATGAATATGGTGAACGGTGTGGAGGAAGCCACTGATTCGGCCAGACAGATTTCCCTCTCCACCCAGCAACAGCAGATAGCCAGCAGCCAGGTGCTGATCGCCATCAAGGATATAGATCAGGGAGTAAGACATTCCACCACATCGGCCAGGGAATCGAGTATCGTGGCAGGCGAACTTGCCAAAATGGCAGGCAGACTCAAGACCCTCGTCAATACATTCAAGATAGACGAGTCCAGACAAAGCAGCCATAGCCAGCAGGAAAAAGAATAA
- a CDS encoding CheR family methyltransferase: protein MNANPEISDIQLEPFKALLLEICGFSFDSGRGQSLHTALINRMAYRRMDSLMDYIALLKRNPDEMHSLVELLTVNETYFFRESEYLSLMMKRLVPEIMNDSPNAQIKIVSAGCSTGEEPYSIAMLLNDILGSESMQRFNIVGVDIDGSVISKAIKGIYGKYSFRGMDHIYLERYFEEAEAGTFRVKKQIMNQVTFQTANLRSSIYPAVMQNSDIIFYRNVSIYFPAQVQEEIFARLADCLNTGGYLIVSATETMHHDLGILALVEMNGLFVYRKLPGTLSRDRRHHRRKEPEAVRPLITKNTRQPEQLKKPEKPDKHFEKINIKSLFDDALEHAQAERPDLALSVLDKIISQDQGFVNAHALRASLLIDAHRLDEAQSACNEALKHDLLCLSACLMLGIIAHQTGKNEAGLKHFRKAVYLDSLCWPAHFYLAGITHLMGENKRAIAGYQTALEILSNGAISELGTKYFPLTFNAQQFLVVCRHKIGILKKT from the coding sequence GTGAACGCCAATCCAGAGATAAGCGATATTCAATTAGAACCTTTCAAGGCCCTTCTCCTTGAAATATGCGGGTTTTCCTTTGATAGCGGCCGTGGTCAATCCCTGCACACAGCGCTGATCAATCGCATGGCTTATCGCAGAATGGATTCCCTCATGGACTATATTGCCCTTCTCAAACGGAATCCTGACGAGATGCACAGTCTGGTGGAGCTTCTGACTGTAAACGAAACCTATTTTTTCAGGGAATCAGAATATCTCAGCCTGATGATGAAGCGCCTGGTTCCGGAAATTATGAACGACAGCCCAAATGCCCAGATAAAAATTGTGAGCGCTGGCTGTTCAACAGGAGAAGAGCCATATTCCATAGCCATGCTGCTGAATGATATCCTTGGATCTGAAAGCATGCAGCGTTTTAACATTGTTGGAGTCGATATAGATGGGTCCGTCATATCTAAAGCCATAAAAGGCATATACGGCAAATATTCCTTCAGAGGCATGGATCATATATATCTTGAACGATATTTCGAGGAGGCTGAAGCAGGAACATTCCGTGTAAAAAAACAAATAATGAACCAGGTTACGTTTCAGACGGCCAATCTGCGCAGCAGTATCTATCCGGCGGTCATGCAGAACTCGGACATCATATTTTACAGGAACGTGTCCATATATTTTCCAGCCCAGGTGCAGGAGGAAATCTTCGCCCGCCTTGCCGACTGTCTCAACACAGGTGGTTATTTGATAGTAAGCGCGACAGAAACCATGCACCATGACTTAGGAATACTCGCCCTGGTTGAGATGAACGGCCTCTTTGTCTACCGTAAACTGCCCGGCACTCTTTCAAGAGACCGCAGACACCATAGAAGAAAAGAACCTGAGGCGGTTCGTCCTTTAATAACTAAGAATACAAGGCAGCCAGAGCAATTAAAAAAACCTGAAAAGCCAGATAAGCATTTTGAAAAGATTAATATCAAAAGCCTTTTTGATGACGCCCTGGAACACGCCCAGGCAGAGAGACCGGATCTGGCATTGTCGGTGCTTGATAAGATTATCAGTCAGGACCAAGGCTTTGTAAACGCCCATGCATTAAGGGCCAGCCTGCTTATTGACGCCCATCGTCTCGATGAGGCGCAAAGCGCGTGCAATGAAGCCCTCAAGCATGATCTTCTTTGCCTTTCAGCCTGCCTTATGCTTGGAATCATAGCTCATCAGACAGGAAAGAACGAAGCAGGGCTAAAGCATTTCAGGAAAGCAGTTTATCTTGACTCCTTATGCTGGCCCGCGCATTTTTATCTGGCGGGAATAACCCATCTCATGGGTGAAAACAAAAGGGCAATTGCAGGATACCAGACTGCCCTCGAAATACTGAGCAATGGAGCTATATCTGAACTAGGCACAAAATATTTTCCATTGACTTTCAATGCTCAACAATTTTTGGTTGTATGTCGACATAAAATCGGCATTTTGAAAAAGACCTGA
- the cheB gene encoding chemotaxis-specific protein-glutamate methyltransferase CheB: MRRSGKIIRVLIVDDSQLARKILIDILSSDPDLRVIGEAKDGLEAVDKANSLKPDIVTMDIDMPVLNGLEAIERIMGQCPMPILAVTALSGVRMAFKAVTKGALDILDKSDITLDDGATLIRKIKILAGVDVAVHHISMLKKGKIKTPEPAKIMTLQKQDSQFRSIVAIAASTGGPQAISAILSQLPASFPTPIVIAQHVAAGFTEGITEWLNTCTALTVMPAIDGDRIMPGHVYLNPSEFSMRINSQGLICLSKETSNQMYHPSCDTLLCSVAEAFGKNSVGVILSGMGSDGVSGINSIKTVGGATLAQDEQSSVVFGMNGIAIKQGAVENVLSLNEIPGVLIRLVGLNNGELK; this comes from the coding sequence ATGAGAAGGTCCGGCAAGATTATACGGGTGCTGATCGTTGATGACAGCCAACTGGCGAGGAAGATACTGATAGATATTCTTTCTTCGGACCCGGATCTGCGCGTCATAGGTGAAGCCAAAGACGGCCTCGAGGCCGTTGACAAGGCCAATAGTTTAAAACCGGACATTGTGACAATGGACATAGACATGCCTGTATTGAACGGGCTTGAGGCAATCGAGAGAATAATGGGTCAGTGTCCTATGCCTATTCTGGCTGTTACGGCCCTCTCCGGAGTGCGCATGGCCTTTAAGGCAGTAACAAAAGGAGCATTGGATATTCTGGATAAATCGGATATCACTCTGGATGATGGAGCCACGCTGATCAGAAAGATCAAAATACTTGCAGGCGTGGATGTAGCGGTACACCATATTTCCATGCTTAAAAAAGGTAAAATCAAAACGCCGGAGCCAGCAAAAATCATGACTCTGCAAAAGCAGGACTCTCAGTTCAGGAGCATAGTGGCAATTGCCGCGTCCACCGGAGGCCCCCAGGCCATAAGCGCAATTCTTTCACAGCTTCCGGCCTCATTCCCGACCCCCATAGTCATAGCCCAGCATGTTGCAGCAGGATTCACAGAAGGAATAACAGAATGGCTCAATACCTGCACGGCCCTGACCGTTATGCCTGCTATTGATGGAGATAGAATCATGCCGGGTCATGTTTATCTTAACCCTTCGGAATTCTCGATGAGAATCAACAGCCAGGGCTTAATATGCCTTTCCAAAGAAACGTCAAATCAGATGTACCACCCTTCATGCGATACTCTTCTTTGTTCCGTGGCCGAAGCATTCGGAAAAAACTCAGTGGGAGTCATACTGAGCGGTATGGGCAGTGACGGAGTTTCCGGGATAAATTCGATAAAAACAGTGGGTGGCGCGACCCTTGCGCAGGATGAACAAAGTTCGGTTGTCTTCGGAATGAACGGAATAGCCATCAAGCAAGGCGCGGTAGAGAATGTGCTGTCCCTTAATGAAATTCCAGGTGTTCTGATAAGGCTTGTGGGTCTTAACAATGGTGAGCTAAAGTGA